Genomic window (Candidatus Bathyarchaeota archaeon):
GTAATTGTAAATGTCCATTGCAAGTAGTGTCTCCGTTAACAGTTAACGTCTCTGCAACTGTTGCATCCTCATGTACCGTCAAATTCCCCACTTCAAGGTCTTCATACTCAACAGTTTCTTCTTTGAATGTTGCAATGCATCCTGCCCAAGCTGGTGTACCGCTGGTGGTTGCAGAAACGTTAGCGGTTCCTGTGGTGCTTACGATTTTTTCGCAGTATGCTGCTTCTATGCTCCAAGTGAGGGCTCCGTCTAGCATGGTAAAGTTGTTTGTTGGATTTGATAAACCTGCGGAACCGCTTGTACCGCATAAGCTTCCTACCCATACTTCATTTGCTTGAGTTGTTGTAGCGGTTGTTCCTGAATCTACAGTGTTACCGTACCCACTGTTGCTTGCTCTTTTATCCAAGGGTGATGACATTAAGCCACTGTATTCACAAACATTACATATGTGATAGTAAAGTGACTGCGTTAAGTTAACAGTAATATTCTTTGATGCACTACTAAGAACGTTGCCGAGCCATATTTCAGATTCTGCTACATTGTTAGCGCTTACTGAAGATCTAATTTTACTCCAGCTAACGCCGCTTTGAGAAATAGATGAAACGTGGCAATCGCCGCCGTCAGAACCGTTTGCTATTGCAGCGATTAAGGTATTTCCGACAGTAGGCGTATTATTTAGCGTGACATTTATTGTTGTACTTTGATTTGAAGTTCCTCTTTTATACTGGATTCTTGTTATGGTCACTCAATTTCCCTCCTGTAACTGCATGGACTGTTGTCTGTTGTTTGATGTTCTGTTTTGATTCGATTGTTGAATTGTTTTTCTTTCATTTTTATCACTGCTCAAAAAAATTAGCGTTCGTTTTTAAATGAAAGGCGGAATACATGAGAAATATACTGCGAAACGTATGAAAACCAAGTAATTTGAAGTGGTGGCTATTCGCTTTTACTGTTCTAAGGTTTTCAAAACTTTAATCAGGACATCAGTTTTGGGATTATCCCTGTTTAGCCGCAAAACCCTAACCTTACCACGCCTGACCTTCACGCGGTACTCGTTTATGATAATTCCCTCTTTCTCCAAAATCAACAGGTTTCGATTCAGCTCGTTGTAGGTGGTGCCGACGTTGCTGGCGAGTTTCATGACTTGGAGTTCGTGTTTTTGCGCGAGTACTTTTAGGATTTTTTGCCGTACTGAAGAAGCTATCACGACTCGCAGGTCCACATGTTGCGCCTCAAATCAAGACAGCGCAGGCTGCAAATTTAAAGAATTTTGTCAAACAAAAAGCACTTTTAGAAAACACAAATTTAAGCAACCAAACTCTCTCAAGGCATCTTTAGAAGAAAACGCACGCAAACGCCCTCAACAAACCGCCCAAACAAAAACACCGCTTAACCCGTCAGTTCAATCCTGCACTGGTTGTACAAACCCCACAATCAACACAAAACCCAAACCACAAACAAAACCCAAAAAACACTGCTCTGCCAAACCCACAGGTTGATGATGAACTAAGGCACCCCCTCATCATCTACTACTAGAAAAAACAAAACAAAAACTTTCAACAAGAAAGCAAGCTAACTAAGCCAAAGAAAGAAGGCTAGGAAATTAAGCCTCTGCTCAATACGGCTCTTTTTTACCAGTCAGGTAAGCCCAAGCGCCAACAAGCACAACAGTCAAGACTGCACCGGCGCATCCAGCAACAATAAAGCTTGTTAAACCGCCAAGCAACGGCAAAACCGACACCAACCAAGGAATAACAAAGACTGCTGTGACCTGCGCAATGACACCTGCAACGAAGCCTAAAAGAGCAATCAAACCGAACACTTTCAATCTGCTATTCATACATTTTCACCTTTAGCATAGCAATAGCCCACACATCATTTTAGTCTAACTAACACATTTATGTATAATCCCAAAACCGCCACAACCATGTTTAACTCCATTAGTATAAACCCCCCAACCCATTTTTACAACACATATAGCTCTACATATATACGTCCATATTGCCAACATATTAACAACGTATAAGACCATTTTCCGCACTCTGTCCTCAATAGAGGTAAATCAAATTGTCAGAAAGATTCGCTAAGAAATGGGAAAGTAAACGGGAAGATGAGCCATTCACAAATCGCATAAAAGACGCGGTAAAACCACCAGGTCCACTAAAACCGCGACTCGACTTTGCAGTCAGGCGCATCGAACTCCAAGTGCAAAAACTCGACCAAGCAACAGACCGATTCAGCCAAAGAGACAAAGCAATCTTCGCCCGCATCGTTGACGCCTACACAAAACACGACAGCGCACGCGCAAACGTATTCGCCAACGAACTAGCCGAAGTCCGAAAAATGTCAAAACTAATCATGAACGCCAAACTCGCCCTAGAACAAATCACCTTAAGATTACGAACAGTATCAGAACTAGGCGACGTAGTATCCACACTCGGCCCAGCCGTAGGAGTCCTACGATCAGTCCGAGCAGGCTTAACAAGCGTATTCCCAGAAGCAGAAAACGAACTAGGCGAAATCGGCAACATGCTCAGCGGAATCATGATCGAAGCAGGCCAAGGCAGCGGAATGACACTCAACTTCGACACAGTAAACGAAGACGCAGCCAAGATTCTCACCGAAGCAGCAACAGTCGCAGAGCAGAAGATCAAAGACAAATTCCCAGACCTACCAGCAGGAATCCCAGCCGCCCCAACTTCAGAAGCGGAGAAATTCTAAACTAAGGAGGAAAA
Coding sequences:
- a CDS encoding Snf7 family protein, with the protein product MSERFAKKWESKREDEPFTNRIKDAVKPPGPLKPRLDFAVRRIELQVQKLDQATDRFSQRDKAIFARIVDAYTKHDSARANVFANELAEVRKMSKLIMNAKLALEQITLRLRTVSELGDVVSTLGPAVGVLRSVRAGLTSVFPEAENELGEIGNMLSGIMIEAGQGSGMTLNFDTVNEDAAKILTEAATVAEQKIKDKFPDLPAGIPAAPTSEAEKF
- a CDS encoding TMEM43 family protein produces the protein MNSRLKVFGLIALLGFVAGVIAQVTAVFVIPWLVSVLPLLGGLTSFIVAGCAGAVLTVVLVGAWAYLTGKKEPY